The Burkholderia lata genome contains a region encoding:
- the prmA gene encoding 50S ribosomal protein L11 methyltransferase: MSYRELVVELAREHAEALSDALLELGALSVSVEDADADTPDEQPLFGEPGLVPDRTAWQHSRVVALLAADHEPAVLLAAAANEIGVAETPAFTVREVEEQDWVRLTQSQFEPIPIGERIWVVPSWHDAPDPDALILELDPGLAFGTGSHPTTRLCMEWLEQSVKPGQSVLDYGCGSGILAILAKKCGANPVIGIDIDPQAVESARQNSERNHADVTYGLPDACPDGEFDIVVANILSNPLKLMASMLASKVKPGGRIALSGVLARQADEVAAVYARYVDISVWREHEGWVCLAGTRRESH, encoded by the coding sequence ATGAGCTATCGCGAACTCGTCGTCGAACTGGCCCGTGAGCATGCGGAGGCACTGTCCGACGCGCTGCTCGAACTCGGCGCGCTGTCGGTGTCCGTGGAAGACGCCGACGCCGACACGCCCGACGAACAGCCGCTCTTCGGCGAGCCGGGCCTCGTGCCCGACCGCACCGCGTGGCAGCACTCGCGCGTGGTCGCGCTGCTCGCGGCCGACCATGAGCCGGCCGTGCTCCTCGCGGCTGCCGCGAACGAGATCGGCGTCGCCGAGACGCCGGCGTTCACCGTCCGCGAAGTCGAGGAACAGGACTGGGTGCGGCTCACGCAATCGCAGTTCGAGCCGATCCCGATCGGCGAGCGGATCTGGGTCGTGCCGTCGTGGCACGATGCGCCCGATCCCGATGCGCTCATCCTCGAACTCGATCCGGGCCTCGCATTCGGCACCGGCAGCCACCCGACCACGCGCCTGTGCATGGAATGGCTCGAGCAGTCGGTGAAGCCGGGCCAGTCGGTGCTCGACTACGGCTGCGGCTCGGGCATTCTCGCGATCCTCGCGAAGAAATGCGGGGCGAACCCCGTCATCGGCATCGACATCGATCCGCAGGCGGTCGAATCGGCGCGGCAGAACAGCGAACGCAACCATGCGGATGTCACGTACGGGCTGCCCGATGCGTGCCCGGACGGCGAATTCGACATCGTCGTCGCGAACATCCTGTCGAATCCGCTGAAGCTGATGGCGTCGATGCTCGCATCGAAGGTCAAGCCGGGTGGGCGCATCGCGCTGTCGGGCGTGCTCGCGCGCCAGGCGGACGAAGTGGCGGCCGTCTACGCACGCTACGTCGACATCTCGGTCTGGCGTGAGCACGAAGGTTGGGTATGCCTCGCCGGAACCCGACGCGAAAGCCATTAG
- the aroQ gene encoding type II 3-dehydroquinate dehydratase encodes MTRLLVLHGPNLNLLGTREPEVYGRVTLAQIDQALAARAREAGAELSSFQSNHEGALVDRIQAAREEQTDFILINPAAYTHTSVAIRDAIAGVGIPFVEVHLSNVHRREAFRHHSYFSDQAEGVICGLGWKGYLYALEYALDKLQGTSRG; translated from the coding sequence ATGACACGATTGCTGGTGCTGCACGGCCCCAACCTGAACCTTCTCGGCACCCGGGAACCGGAGGTGTACGGCCGCGTCACGCTCGCACAGATCGATCAGGCGCTTGCCGCGCGCGCCCGGGAAGCCGGCGCCGAACTGTCGTCGTTCCAGAGCAACCATGAAGGTGCACTGGTCGACCGCATTCAGGCCGCGCGGGAGGAACAGACCGATTTCATCCTGATCAATCCGGCCGCGTATACGCACACGAGCGTCGCGATCCGGGACGCGATCGCCGGCGTTGGCATCCCGTTCGTCGAGGTTCACTTGTCGAACGTGCATCGCCGCGAAGCGTTCAGGCACCACTCCTACTTTTCCGACCAGGCCGAAGGCGTGATCTGCGGGCTCGGCTGGAAAGGTTATCTGTACGCGCTCGAGTACGCGCTGGACAAGCTGCAAGGCACGTCGCGCGGCTGA
- the mpl gene encoding UDP-N-acetylmuramate:L-alanyl-gamma-D-glutamyl-meso-diaminopimelate ligase, which translates to MRRPAARSAGAVCAQRSGRRARQAVSYNTVLCVAAKAVGRAPAARPVRRAAHASFPNRRRPAARKHSSMHIHILGICGTFMGGLAVLAREAGHTVTGCDAGVYPPMSTQLEAQGITLIEGYGAEQIDLKPDLFVIGNVVTRGNPLMEAILDRGLPYVSGPQWLGEHVLAGKWVLAVAGTHGKTTTSSMLAWLLEDSGLNPGFLIGGVPLNFGVSARLTDSSFFVIEADEYDTAFFDKRSKFVHYRPRTAVLNNLEFDHADIFPDLAAIETQFHHLVRTVPGVGRIVTNGRSDALERVLARGCWSEVERFGVDGGWQALPAEDGVPVDERFAVYSHAERVGEVTWQVQGDHNRMNALAAIAAARHVGVPPAQAAESLASFRNVKRRMEVRGSVDGVTVYDDFAHHPTAIETTIAGLRARIGSENARILAVLEPRSNTMKLGVMKSQLPASLADADLVFGYGAPTGRDALGWNLAEALAPLGEKAHAFDDLHLLVKSVVAAARPGDHVLVMSNGGFGGVHQKLLDALGSRT; encoded by the coding sequence GTGCGGCGGCCTGCCGCCCGCAGTGCAGGCGCCGTTTGCGCGCAGCGTTCGGGCCGCCGGGCACGGCAGGCCGTCAGTTACAATACTGTTCTTTGTGTCGCGGCAAAAGCCGTTGGCCGGGCGCCGGCCGCACGGCCCGTCCGCCGCGCCGCACACGCATCCTTTCCGAATCGACGGCGCCCGGCGGCGCGAAAGCATTCATCTATGCACATCCACATTCTTGGCATCTGCGGCACCTTCATGGGCGGTCTCGCCGTACTCGCGCGCGAGGCGGGCCACACGGTGACGGGTTGCGACGCGGGCGTCTATCCGCCGATGAGCACGCAGCTCGAGGCGCAGGGCATCACGCTGATCGAGGGCTACGGCGCCGAGCAGATCGACCTGAAACCGGACCTGTTCGTGATCGGCAACGTCGTCACGCGCGGCAATCCGCTGATGGAAGCAATCCTGGATCGCGGCCTGCCGTACGTGTCGGGCCCGCAGTGGCTCGGCGAGCACGTGCTGGCCGGCAAATGGGTGCTCGCGGTCGCGGGCACGCACGGCAAGACCACCACGTCGTCGATGCTTGCGTGGCTGCTGGAAGACTCGGGCCTGAATCCGGGCTTCCTGATCGGCGGCGTGCCGCTGAACTTCGGCGTGTCGGCGCGGCTCACCGATTCGAGCTTCTTCGTGATCGAGGCCGACGAATACGATACGGCGTTCTTCGACAAGCGCTCGAAGTTCGTCCACTATCGGCCGCGCACCGCGGTGCTGAACAATCTCGAATTCGATCACGCCGACATCTTCCCGGATCTCGCCGCGATCGAGACGCAATTCCACCATCTCGTCCGTACCGTGCCCGGTGTCGGCCGGATCGTCACGAACGGCCGCTCGGACGCGCTCGAGCGCGTGCTGGCGCGCGGTTGCTGGAGCGAGGTCGAGCGGTTCGGCGTCGACGGCGGCTGGCAGGCGCTGCCGGCCGAGGACGGTGTGCCGGTCGACGAGCGCTTCGCGGTGTATTCGCACGCGGAACGTGTCGGTGAAGTTACGTGGCAAGTACAGGGCGATCACAACCGGATGAACGCGCTCGCGGCGATCGCGGCTGCGCGCCACGTCGGTGTGCCGCCCGCGCAGGCGGCCGAATCCCTCGCGTCGTTCCGCAACGTGAAGCGCCGGATGGAAGTGCGCGGCAGCGTGGACGGCGTGACCGTCTACGACGACTTCGCGCACCATCCGACCGCGATCGAAACCACGATCGCCGGCCTTCGTGCACGCATCGGCAGCGAGAATGCTCGCATCCTCGCCGTGCTCGAGCCGCGTTCGAACACGATGAAGCTCGGCGTGATGAAGTCGCAATTGCCGGCGAGCCTGGCCGATGCCGATCTCGTGTTCGGCTACGGCGCGCCGACCGGGCGCGACGCGCTCGGCTGGAACCTGGCCGAGGCGCTGGCGCCGCTGGGCGAGAAGGCGCACGCATTCGACGATCTGCACCTGCTGGTGAAGTCCGTCGTCGCAGCCGCGCGCCCGGGCGACCACGTGCTCGTGATGAGCAACGGCGGCTTCGGCGGCGTGCACCAGAAGCTGCTCGATGCGCTCGGGAGCCGCACGTGA
- the accB gene encoding acetyl-CoA carboxylase biotin carboxyl carrier protein, which yields MDLRKLKTLIDLVSESGISELEVTEGEGKVRIVKNAPPVYVQPTAGYAPQVSAPAPVALPTEGAAAPAAGGAAAPAVPQGHVVTSPMVGTFYRAPSPGADPFVQVGDTVKEGQTICIIEAMKLLNEIESDKAGVIKEILVENGQAVEYGQPLFVIG from the coding sequence ATGGATCTTCGTAAGCTGAAAACTCTGATCGACCTCGTTTCCGAATCCGGCATCTCCGAGCTGGAAGTGACGGAAGGCGAAGGCAAGGTGCGCATCGTCAAGAACGCGCCGCCGGTCTACGTGCAGCCGACGGCTGGGTATGCCCCGCAAGTCAGCGCGCCCGCTCCGGTCGCGCTGCCGACCGAAGGCGCTGCCGCGCCGGCCGCAGGCGGCGCAGCCGCTCCGGCGGTCCCGCAGGGCCACGTCGTGACGTCGCCGATGGTCGGCACGTTCTATCGCGCACCGTCGCCGGGCGCGGACCCGTTCGTCCAGGTGGGCGACACGGTCAAGGAGGGCCAGACGATCTGCATCATCGAAGCGATGAAGCTGCTCAACGAGATCGAGTCGGACAAGGCCGGCGTGATCAAGGAAATCCTCGTCGAGAACGGCCAGGCCGTCGAATACGGTCAGCCGCTTTTCGTGATCGGCTAA
- a CDS encoding YqiA/YcfP family alpha/beta fold hydrolase, protein MILYLHGFRSSPESQKSRQLAARMAELGRTDEWRCPSLSVSPLEAIAVAEAEVAGARDVTVIGSSLGGYYATWLAEKHGWKAVLLNPAIVPQRDLEQHLGEQPLYHGGGTIVVERRHLHELDALRVPAITRAERYYLFAATGDEVLDYREMLAHYPGAKTRVIEGSDHGISEFADYVDDVLAFCDGKTS, encoded by the coding sequence GTGATCCTGTACCTGCACGGCTTCCGGTCGTCGCCGGAATCGCAGAAGTCGCGCCAGCTCGCCGCGCGCATGGCCGAGCTCGGCCGCACCGACGAGTGGCGGTGCCCGTCGCTGTCGGTGTCGCCGCTCGAAGCGATCGCGGTCGCGGAAGCCGAAGTGGCCGGCGCGCGCGACGTGACCGTCATCGGCAGCTCGCTCGGCGGCTATTACGCCACGTGGCTGGCCGAAAAGCACGGCTGGAAGGCCGTGCTGCTGAATCCGGCGATCGTGCCGCAGCGCGATCTCGAGCAGCATCTCGGCGAACAACCGCTGTACCACGGCGGCGGCACGATCGTCGTCGAGCGCCGTCACCTGCATGAGCTCGATGCGCTGCGCGTGCCGGCGATCACGCGTGCCGAACGCTACTATCTGTTCGCGGCGACCGGTGACGAAGTGCTCGATTACCGCGAGATGCTCGCGCATTACCCGGGCGCGAAGACGCGCGTGATCGAAGGCAGCGATCACGGGATCAGCGAATTTGCCGACTATGTCGACGACGTTCTCGCTTTTTGCGACGGAAAGACGTCTTAA
- a CDS encoding TlpA family protein disulfide reductase, translating to MMMKRMLALAVVAAAAVAGGLAAGHLFRGTTDDGVAVAAPAAHGSPVEQLWAASLTGTDGKPATLSAFKGQKVVVNFWASWCGPCVEEMPELVALSHQYKQKGIRFIGIGVDSEQNVKNFLQKVKVDYPVFISGYAGADLARNFGNTAGALPFTVVIDETGKIRETKLGQIQPAELKKTLDAL from the coding sequence ATGATGATGAAACGCATGTTGGCGCTCGCGGTCGTCGCGGCCGCCGCCGTTGCCGGCGGGCTCGCCGCCGGCCATTTGTTCCGTGGCACCACCGATGACGGTGTCGCCGTCGCCGCGCCCGCCGCGCACGGCAGCCCGGTCGAACAGTTGTGGGCGGCGTCGCTGACGGGCACCGACGGCAAGCCGGCCACGCTGTCCGCCTTCAAGGGCCAGAAGGTCGTCGTCAATTTCTGGGCGTCATGGTGCGGCCCGTGCGTCGAGGAGATGCCGGAGCTCGTCGCGCTGTCGCATCAGTACAAACAGAAGGGCATCCGTTTCATCGGGATCGGCGTCGATTCCGAACAGAACGTGAAGAACTTTCTGCAGAAGGTGAAGGTCGACTATCCGGTATTCATCAGCGGATATGCGGGCGCCGATCTGGCCCGTAATTTCGGAAATACCGCCGGCGCGTTGCCGTTTACGGTCGTCATCGACGAAACCGGCAAGATTCGCGAGACAAAATTGGGACAAATCCAACCGGCCGAGCTGAAAAAGACGCTCGACGCGCTGTAA
- the aroE gene encoding shikimate dehydrogenase, with protein MTAAASTSGADRYVVFGNPVAHSKSPFIHAQFAAQTGEPVEYTHRLAPVDGFDAAVRAFVAEGGRGANVTVPFKLEAHALADTLSPRAAAAGAVNTLRIDVDGRIHGDNTDGVGLVRDIEANLGVSLAGARILLLGAGGAARGVVLPLLDRAPLSITIVNRTASKAEALVGQFMQAAHDAGCTLAGGGPDVVRAERYDVVINATAGSLDAALPECDAAAFGAGTLAYDMMYGAQPTVFMQHAASLGARTADGLGMLVEQAAESFFIWRGVRPDGAPVLAALRQALAAS; from the coding sequence ATGACCGCGGCTGCGTCGACGAGCGGCGCCGACCGCTATGTAGTGTTCGGCAACCCGGTGGCGCACAGCAAGTCGCCATTCATCCACGCGCAGTTCGCCGCGCAGACGGGCGAGCCGGTCGAGTACACGCACCGGCTTGCGCCGGTCGACGGTTTCGACGCGGCCGTGCGCGCGTTCGTCGCCGAAGGTGGTCGCGGTGCGAACGTGACGGTGCCGTTCAAGCTCGAAGCGCATGCGCTCGCCGACACGCTGTCGCCGCGCGCGGCAGCGGCGGGCGCCGTGAATACGCTGCGCATCGATGTCGATGGCCGCATCCACGGCGACAACACCGACGGTGTCGGCCTCGTGCGCGACATCGAAGCGAATCTCGGCGTGTCGCTGGCGGGCGCCCGCATCCTGCTGCTCGGCGCGGGTGGCGCGGCGCGCGGGGTCGTGCTGCCGCTGCTCGACCGCGCGCCGCTGTCGATCACGATCGTGAACCGTACCGCGAGCAAGGCCGAGGCACTCGTCGGCCAGTTCATGCAGGCCGCGCACGACGCGGGCTGCACGCTCGCGGGCGGCGGCCCCGATGTCGTGCGCGCGGAGCGGTACGACGTGGTGATCAACGCGACGGCCGGCAGCCTCGATGCCGCGCTGCCGGAGTGTGATGCGGCGGCATTCGGCGCAGGCACGCTCGCGTACGACATGATGTACGGCGCGCAGCCGACGGTGTTCATGCAGCACGCGGCGTCGCTCGGCGCGCGCACGGCCGACGGGCTCGGGATGCTCGTCGAGCAGGCGGCCGAATCGTTCTTCATCTGGCGCGGCGTGCGGCCGGACGGCGCACCGGTGCTGGCCGCGCTGCGCCAGGCGCTCGCGGCGAGCTGA
- a CDS encoding zinc-ribbon and DUF3426 domain-containing protein, whose product MLLATRCPHCETVFRLQQEQLSLHQGLVRCGHCHEVFNASESLVPEHAQQPEPALTEPAAAPDDGHAHHPALPRLFAAEAPAGSPSDTDYKPEGWDMWAPWLDAGVDPSLQHSVQTVRTEPLIPLALPSTEAGVVHLSGTPAPFAPSPAELDAATAVAQPAESTQTQTQTQTQTQQDTEPSATPVERDPREPRFVPHVPSDAETARDAAEPAEPVGTAHFAVPDDERAPREPRFAFAPAPAVTEAEAGGEPDTGTPRHDETPAATTNAPAAPFPAALTDDDRPHFAVTRETRAPQRRGMLGGFFGGLVAAVLAVLLVTQLAWWQRESLMIYWPVTQGWFRQACAPLGCKVTPPRAIDGLRLDATDLRQLDGPRELELKVPLTNRYRVALAYPSLELTLLDDTNHVTVRRVLAPRDYVRPGTPIDAGLPPGATQTMVVRVETNGTPASNFRVQIFYP is encoded by the coding sequence ATGCTTCTTGCGACGCGCTGCCCTCATTGCGAAACCGTCTTCCGGCTGCAGCAGGAACAGCTCTCGCTGCATCAAGGGCTCGTGCGCTGCGGGCACTGCCACGAAGTCTTCAACGCATCCGAGTCGCTCGTTCCCGAGCACGCGCAGCAGCCCGAGCCGGCCCTGACCGAACCGGCTGCCGCGCCGGATGACGGCCACGCGCATCATCCGGCCCTGCCTCGGCTGTTCGCCGCCGAAGCGCCGGCCGGGTCGCCTTCCGACACCGATTACAAGCCGGAAGGCTGGGACATGTGGGCGCCGTGGCTCGATGCCGGCGTCGACCCGTCGCTGCAGCACAGCGTGCAGACCGTGCGCACCGAGCCGCTGATCCCGCTCGCGCTACCGTCCACCGAAGCCGGCGTCGTTCACCTGTCGGGTACGCCCGCTCCGTTCGCGCCCTCCCCGGCCGAGCTGGACGCCGCCACTGCCGTCGCGCAACCCGCCGAATCGACGCAGACGCAGACGCAGACGCAGACGCAGACGCAGCAGGATACCGAACCATCGGCCACGCCCGTCGAGCGCGACCCGCGTGAGCCCCGCTTCGTCCCCCACGTTCCGTCGGACGCGGAGACCGCTCGCGATGCCGCCGAACCCGCCGAACCCGTCGGCACCGCGCACTTCGCCGTGCCGGACGACGAACGCGCGCCACGCGAACCGCGTTTTGCGTTCGCACCGGCGCCGGCTGTCACCGAAGCCGAAGCCGGGGGCGAGCCCGACACCGGCACCCCACGGCACGACGAAACGCCCGCCGCAACGACCAACGCGCCAGCCGCACCGTTCCCCGCTGCATTGACCGACGACGATCGTCCGCATTTCGCCGTCACGCGCGAGACGCGCGCGCCGCAGCGGCGCGGCATGCTCGGCGGCTTTTTCGGCGGCCTCGTCGCTGCCGTGCTGGCCGTGCTGCTCGTCACGCAACTCGCGTGGTGGCAGCGCGAATCGCTGATGATCTACTGGCCCGTCACGCAGGGCTGGTTCCGGCAGGCCTGCGCGCCGCTCGGCTGCAAGGTCACGCCGCCGCGCGCGATCGACGGCCTGCGGCTCGACGCGACCGACCTGCGCCAGCTCGACGGTCCGCGCGAGCTCGAACTGAAGGTGCCGCTGACGAACCGCTACCGTGTCGCACTCGCCTATCCGTCGCTCGAGCTGACGCTGCTCGACGACACCAACCACGTGACCGTGCGCCGCGTACTCGCGCCGCGCGACTACGTGCGCCCGGGCACGCCGATCGACGCCGGGCTGCCGCCCGGCGCGACGCAGACGATGGTCGTCCGCGTCGAAACGAACGGCACGCCCGCCTCGAATTTCCGCGTCCAGATTTTCTATCCGTGA
- a CDS encoding ribonuclease catalytic domain-containing protein, translating to MNVFFEESGSFKAGSVLSRQGDAFQVELPGGRRAKVRAKDVLIEFDKPAASELMQEADSAAQQIDLDFLWECAPADEFAYTALAAEYFGATYGPVERAALVLRLHGSPVYFRRKGRGQYQRAPEEQLKMALASLERKRQQALVQVQYEEELKAGKLPEAFAGKVLGLLTRPDKNAIEYKAMEAAAGARGVSPARLMLDCGGIASPRALHEARFLAEFFPHGTGFPAVTVGALPDDLPRADVQAFSIDDITTTEIDDAFSVEHLADGRVRIGVHIAAPALGIVRGDSVDAIARTRLSTVYMPGDKITMLPDDVVDVFTLKEGDYRPALSLYIIVNRETQEIVANETRAELVFVKNNLRHNHLDELVNEETLAAGTGDYPHKDDIAVLWPLAQALFEKRQVARAGYGLKREVQRNTDYNFYVEGEHVSITPRRRGSPLDLIVSELAILANSTWGAFLHDHTVPGIYRSQRGFGAPGPKRTRMQTTAAPHEGLGVAQYAWSTSPLRRYVDLVNQWQLLACVQHGVTAKLAAPFKPKDADLYAVVQGFDDTYTAYADYQRRMEYFWCLRWLAQEQKKQVVASVVKGDLVRLEEIPLLLHVPGLGVHARGTRVLLDVMSLDELTIEASVRLLNVLDAPTVTSGDAAEEEDDAEGGDDTLIDAEDATAETEAEALAEADGATAGEGGEAANGNASEEGRAS from the coding sequence GTGAACGTTTTCTTCGAGGAATCGGGCAGTTTCAAGGCGGGCAGCGTGCTGTCGCGCCAGGGCGACGCGTTTCAGGTCGAGTTGCCCGGCGGGCGGCGGGCGAAGGTGCGCGCGAAAGACGTGCTGATCGAATTCGACAAGCCGGCCGCAAGCGAGCTGATGCAGGAGGCCGACTCGGCCGCGCAGCAGATCGATCTGGACTTCCTGTGGGAATGCGCGCCGGCCGACGAGTTCGCGTACACGGCGCTGGCCGCGGAATACTTCGGCGCGACGTACGGCCCGGTCGAGCGCGCGGCGCTGGTGTTGCGACTGCACGGCTCGCCCGTCTACTTCCGCCGCAAGGGGCGCGGCCAGTACCAGCGCGCGCCGGAAGAGCAGCTCAAGATGGCGCTCGCGTCGCTCGAGCGCAAGCGCCAGCAGGCGCTCGTCCAGGTGCAGTATGAAGAGGAACTGAAGGCCGGCAAGCTGCCGGAAGCGTTCGCGGGCAAGGTGCTCGGGCTGCTGACGCGGCCGGACAAGAACGCGATCGAATACAAGGCGATGGAAGCGGCGGCCGGTGCGCGCGGCGTGTCGCCTGCGCGGCTGATGCTCGACTGCGGCGGCATCGCGTCGCCGCGTGCGCTGCACGAGGCGCGCTTCCTCGCCGAATTCTTCCCGCACGGCACGGGCTTTCCGGCCGTCACGGTCGGCGCGCTGCCGGACGACCTGCCGCGTGCGGACGTCCAGGCGTTCTCGATCGACGACATCACGACGACCGAAATCGACGACGCGTTCTCGGTCGAGCACCTGGCCGACGGCCGCGTGCGGATCGGCGTGCACATCGCGGCACCGGCGCTCGGCATCGTGCGCGGCGACTCGGTCGACGCGATCGCGCGTACGCGCCTGTCGACCGTGTACATGCCGGGCGACAAGATCACGATGCTGCCGGACGACGTTGTCGACGTGTTCACGCTGAAAGAGGGCGACTACCGCCCGGCACTGTCGCTGTACATCATCGTCAACCGCGAAACCCAGGAGATCGTCGCGAACGAGACGCGCGCCGAGCTCGTGTTCGTGAAGAACAACCTGCGCCACAACCACCTCGACGAGCTCGTCAACGAAGAGACGCTCGCAGCCGGCACCGGCGACTATCCGCACAAGGACGACATCGCCGTGCTGTGGCCGCTCGCGCAGGCGCTGTTCGAGAAGCGCCAGGTCGCGCGCGCGGGCTACGGCCTGAAGCGCGAGGTGCAGCGCAACACCGACTACAACTTCTATGTCGAAGGCGAGCACGTGTCGATCACGCCGCGCCGTCGCGGGTCGCCGCTCGACCTGATCGTGTCGGAGCTCGCGATCCTCGCGAACTCGACCTGGGGCGCGTTCCTGCACGACCACACGGTGCCGGGCATCTACCGCTCGCAGCGCGGCTTCGGCGCGCCGGGCCCGAAGCGCACGCGGATGCAGACGACGGCCGCGCCGCACGAAGGCCTCGGCGTCGCGCAGTATGCGTGGAGCACGTCGCCGCTGCGCCGTTACGTTGACCTCGTGAACCAGTGGCAATTGCTCGCCTGCGTGCAGCATGGCGTCACCGCGAAGCTCGCCGCGCCGTTCAAGCCGAAGGACGCCGACCTGTACGCGGTCGTGCAGGGCTTCGACGACACCTACACGGCCTACGCCGACTATCAGCGCCGGATGGAATATTTCTGGTGCCTGCGCTGGCTCGCGCAGGAGCAGAAGAAGCAGGTCGTCGCGAGCGTCGTGAAGGGCGATCTGGTGCGCCTCGAGGAAATTCCGCTGCTGCTGCACGTGCCGGGGCTCGGCGTGCATGCGCGCGGCACGCGCGTGCTGCTCGACGTGATGTCGCTCGACGAGCTGACGATCGAGGCATCGGTGCGGTTGCTGAACGTGCTCGACGCGCCGACCGTGACGAGCGGCGATGCTGCCGAGGAAGAAGATGACGCCGAAGGCGGCGACGACACGCTGATCGACGCCGAAGACGCGACGGCCGAAACCGAAGCCGAAGCGCTGGCGGAAGCGGACGGCGCGACGGCCGGTGAAGGCGGCGAAGCCGCGAACGGTAACGCCAGCGAAGAGGGGCGCGCATCATGA
- the accC gene encoding acetyl-CoA carboxylase biotin carboxylase subunit, which produces MFEKILIANRGEIALRIQRACRELGVKTVVVYSEADKEAKYVRLADEAVCIGPAQSNLSYLNMPALISAAEVTDAEAIHPGYGFLSENADFAERVEQSGFTFIGPRPETIRMMGDKVTAKQTMIKTGVPCVPGSEGALPDDPKEIVKIARAIGYPVIIKAAGGGGGRGMRVVHTEAALVNAVNMTREEAGRAFGNPQVYMEKFLENPRHIEIQVLSDAYKNAIWLGERDCSMQRRHQKVIEEAPAPGIPRRLIDRIGDRCADACKKMGYLGAGTFEFLYENNEFYFIEMNTRVQVEHPVSELITGVDIVQEQIRIAAGEKLTLRQRDIEFRGHAIECRINAEDPFKFTPSPGRITSWHTPGGPGVRVDSHAYNGYFVPPNYDSMIGKLITYGATREQAISRMRIALSEMVVEGIQTNIPLHRELMIDSKFVEGGTSIHYLENRLAQKQQVAPEEA; this is translated from the coding sequence ATGTTTGAAAAAATCCTCATTGCCAATCGCGGTGAAATCGCGCTGCGCATCCAGCGTGCGTGCCGCGAGCTCGGCGTCAAGACGGTGGTCGTCTACTCGGAAGCCGACAAGGAAGCCAAGTACGTCCGCCTCGCGGACGAAGCCGTCTGTATCGGCCCGGCCCAGTCGAACCTGAGCTACCTGAACATGCCGGCGCTGATCAGCGCCGCGGAAGTCACCGATGCCGAGGCGATCCACCCCGGCTACGGCTTCCTGTCGGAGAATGCCGATTTCGCGGAACGCGTCGAGCAGTCGGGCTTCACGTTCATCGGCCCGCGCCCGGAAACGATCCGCATGATGGGTGACAAGGTCACCGCGAAGCAGACGATGATCAAGACCGGCGTGCCTTGCGTACCGGGCTCGGAAGGCGCGTTGCCGGACGATCCGAAAGAGATCGTCAAGATTGCGCGCGCGATCGGCTATCCGGTCATCATCAAGGCGGCAGGCGGCGGTGGCGGGCGCGGGATGCGCGTCGTGCACACCGAGGCCGCGCTCGTCAACGCGGTCAACATGACCCGCGAGGAAGCCGGCCGTGCGTTCGGCAACCCGCAGGTGTACATGGAGAAGTTCCTCGAGAACCCGCGCCACATCGAAATCCAGGTGCTGTCCGACGCGTACAAGAACGCGATCTGGCTCGGCGAGCGCGATTGCTCGATGCAGCGCCGCCACCAGAAGGTGATCGAGGAAGCGCCGGCACCCGGCATTCCGCGCCGCCTGATCGACCGCATCGGCGACCGCTGCGCGGACGCCTGCAAGAAGATGGGCTACCTCGGCGCGGGCACGTTCGAATTCCTGTACGAGAACAACGAGTTCTACTTCATCGAGATGAACACGCGCGTGCAGGTCGAGCACCCGGTATCGGAGCTGATCACGGGCGTCGACATCGTGCAGGAACAGATCCGCATCGCGGCCGGCGAGAAGCTCACGCTGCGCCAGCGCGACATTGAATTCCGCGGACATGCGATCGAATGCCGGATCAACGCAGAAGATCCGTTCAAGTTCACGCCGTCGCCGGGCCGGATCACGTCGTGGCATACGCCGGGCGGTCCTGGCGTGCGCGTCGATTCGCACGCCTACAATGGCTATTTCGTGCCGCCGAACTATGATTCGATGATCGGCAAGCTGATCACCTACGGCGCGACGCGCGAGCAGGCAATCAGCCGGATGCGCATCGCGCTGTCGGAAATGGTCGTCGAAGGCATTCAGACCAACATCCCGCTGCACCGCGAGCTGATGATCGATTCGAAGTTCGTCGAAGGCGGCACCAGCATCCACTACCTCGAAAACCGGCTCGCCCAGAAGCAGCAGGTCGCACCGGAAGAAGCGTAA